From one Calditerricola satsumensis genomic stretch:
- a CDS encoding ABC transporter permease, protein MKGLWGLVWRNVRRRASRARLLGSCAALTAGLLFASYFFLHSLTAGASVTAARLGADLLVVPKGLGPLAGDALIAGMPTDSYLPDRVVSRLARLPGVERVAPQLYLKTVSTVCCGTDGDFPVVAFDPQADFTLKPWMAALRDLGPEEVVIGAKAGGDRFLYHYDYGTVQERVLLFGRPFVVRNVLYPTGTGTDQTIFMRLDTARRLAAEGSSDLRVPADAVSVVHVQVAPGQAEAVKRAIEREVGGVDVVLGAALRETVRAHLVPVKALSFAIIAAALAMSVLLTMVAVSGLLSERRKEVAMLRAMGATRGMAIRLFLLETAFVTAVGAAAGALFVGSVLYDARAFLRELFGLPLLVPSWRSGLAMGAVAVAATAGAALGAALWPVRQALKAEPHTVLGDGTG, encoded by the coding sequence GTGAAGGGGTTGTGGGGGCTTGTCTGGCGCAACGTGCGGCGTCGCGCCTCCCGCGCGCGGCTCCTGGGAAGCTGCGCCGCACTGACGGCGGGCCTTCTGTTCGCCAGCTACTTTTTCCTCCATTCCCTGACGGCGGGGGCGAGCGTGACCGCGGCGCGCTTGGGCGCCGACCTGCTCGTGGTGCCCAAGGGATTGGGGCCGCTGGCCGGCGACGCCCTGATCGCCGGCATGCCCACCGATTCCTACTTGCCGGATCGGGTCGTCTCCCGCCTGGCCCGGCTTCCCGGCGTGGAACGGGTCGCGCCGCAGCTGTACCTCAAGACGGTGTCGACGGTGTGCTGCGGGACGGACGGCGATTTTCCCGTTGTCGCCTTTGACCCGCAGGCCGACTTTACGTTGAAACCGTGGATGGCCGCGCTGCGCGACCTGGGGCCCGAAGAGGTGGTGATCGGCGCCAAGGCCGGAGGCGATCGGTTTTTGTACCATTACGACTACGGCACGGTGCAGGAACGGGTGCTCCTCTTCGGCCGGCCCTTTGTGGTTCGCAACGTGCTGTACCCCACGGGGACGGGCACCGACCAGACCATCTTCATGCGCCTCGACACGGCGCGCCGACTGGCCGCCGAAGGCTCCAGCGACCTTCGCGTGCCAGCCGATGCGGTATCCGTTGTGCACGTGCAGGTGGCCCCGGGGCAGGCGGAGGCGGTGAAGCGCGCCATCGAACGCGAGGTGGGAGGAGTCGACGTGGTCTTGGGGGCCGCGCTGCGCGAAACCGTGCGGGCACACCTCGTGCCGGTCAAAGCGCTGAGCTTTGCGATCATTGCCGCCGCCCTGGCCATGAGCGTCCTCCTGACCATGGTGGCGGTGTCGGGCCTCCTTTCCGAACGGCGGAAAGAGGTGGCCATGCTCCGTGCCATGGGGGCCACACGCGGGATGGCGATCCGCCTGTTTCTGCTCGAGACGGCCTTCGTGACCGCCGTGGGCGCTGCGGCCGGGGCGCTCTTCGTCGGGTCGGTGCTGTACGACGCGCGGGCGTTCCTGCGCGAGCTGTTTGGCCTGCCCCTGCTGGTTCCCTCCTGGCGGTCCGGCCTGGCCATGGGCGCTGTGGCTGTGGCCGCCACAGCGGGGGCAGCCCTGGGTGCGGCGCTGTGGCCGGTGCGCCAGGCGCTCAAGGCAGAGCCGCACACGGTGCTGGGCGACGGAACGGGATGA
- a CDS encoding ABC transporter ATP-binding protein — protein MAREENAVVELTGVHKAYDLGEGRRVVALRGVDLTVGEGEFVAVTGPSGSGKSTLLAIAGLLTRPSAGEVRVDGQRVDELDDDARASLRNHAFGYLFPFAALWPSLTALENVLLPRVLAGTRTTDDATRALALLEEVGVAHLADRLPHQMSAGEQRRVALARALANRPRVLMADEPTANLDTDTAERVIERLARLPEEGTAVVAVTHDPHLAARADRVVRMVAGCVEAEG, from the coding sequence ATGGCGCGTGAAGAGAACGCGGTGGTCGAACTGACGGGGGTGCACAAGGCGTACGACCTCGGCGAAGGCCGCCGCGTCGTCGCGCTTCGGGGGGTCGACCTTACCGTGGGCGAGGGGGAGTTCGTCGCCGTGACGGGTCCTTCGGGCAGCGGGAAGTCCACGCTGCTGGCCATCGCCGGCCTGCTCACGCGTCCGTCGGCGGGGGAGGTGCGCGTCGACGGGCAGCGCGTTGACGAGCTGGATGACGATGCGCGGGCTTCCCTGCGCAACCACGCGTTTGGCTACCTCTTCCCGTTTGCCGCCCTGTGGCCGTCGCTGACGGCCCTCGAAAACGTGCTGCTGCCGCGCGTGCTGGCCGGAACCCGCACGACCGACGACGCCACGCGGGCGCTCGCGCTCTTGGAGGAAGTAGGCGTGGCGCATCTGGCCGACCGCCTGCCGCATCAGATGTCTGCCGGCGAGCAGCGCCGCGTGGCTCTCGCCCGGGCCCTGGCGAACCGGCCGCGGGTGCTTATGGCCGATGAACCCACCGCGAACCTGGACACCGATACGGCGGAACGGGTGATCGAACGGCTCGCCCGGCTGCCCGAGGAGGGCACGGCGGTGGTGGCCGTCACTCACGATCCGCACTTGGCAGCTCGTGCCGATCGTGTGGTGCGCATGGTGGCGGGATGCGTTGAAGCGGAGGGTTGA
- a CDS encoding nitroreductase family protein codes for MDVLTAIRRRREITRFLARPIPREVLDAVVESGYLAPTGNNLLSREFVVVQSRAMLDHLAGATPYVPWLKEAQAGIVVTGRPAVSKYWLHDAAIACAFLWLAAVEQGLGAAFGAIYHSEDAAESARRETYVRTALGIPDDRRVVAILGLGYPAVEPEPKTLPPREETIFFERFGGR; via the coding sequence ATGGACGTCCTTACGGCTATCCGCCGCCGGCGGGAGATCACACGGTTTTTGGCGCGGCCCATTCCGCGCGAGGTGCTGGATGCCGTGGTCGAATCCGGCTACCTCGCCCCCACGGGCAACAATCTTCTGTCGCGCGAGTTTGTCGTGGTGCAGAGCCGGGCGATGCTCGATCACCTGGCCGGGGCCACGCCCTATGTGCCGTGGCTCAAAGAAGCCCAGGCCGGCATCGTCGTCACCGGGCGGCCGGCGGTGAGCAAGTACTGGCTGCACGACGCGGCCATTGCCTGCGCCTTCCTGTGGCTGGCCGCCGTGGAACAGGGGCTGGGCGCCGCCTTTGGCGCGATCTACCACAGCGAAGATGCCGCCGAGTCGGCGCGTCGGGAGACCTATGTCCGCACGGCCCTGGGCATTCCGGACGACCGGCGCGTCGTGGCCATCCTTGGCCTTGGGTATCCGGCTGTCGAACCGGAACCGAAGACGCTTCCGCCGCGCGAGGAAACGATCTTCTTCGAGCGGTTTGGCGGCCGCTAG
- a CDS encoding metallophosphoesterase: protein MTRKRRWLYFLLAVGATLLALVLYTVYDNQRIVVRRETVFIENLPEAFNGFTILQLTDLHEKTFGPGQKRLIDVINRERFDLVAITGDMTQNSGSQNFQPFYDLLDGWNNRAPILFVVGNTDPIVYAFWHNHEKTPFYTGMEARGARLLESVFLLEKGEDRLWIVHAQDAMRNPEPILAAIAERLPAETDEGMKGEFLRQQKVFMDFRRFHADARPRDVVIGLTHYPLLPEDVERVRRDGKEFLLPPFDLLLAGHYHGGQIRLPFIGALYVPERRLGKNGYFPPQDRVKGWMDVAGIPQYVSAGLGARNSVPLLAFRLFNPPEINLITLKPKPATDAPGR, encoded by the coding sequence GTGACGCGCAAACGCCGATGGTTGTACTTCCTCCTTGCGGTTGGCGCAACGCTGCTTGCCCTTGTTCTCTACACCGTCTACGACAACCAGCGGATCGTGGTGCGGCGCGAGACGGTCTTCATCGAAAACCTTCCGGAGGCGTTCAACGGCTTCACCATACTGCAGCTGACCGATTTGCATGAGAAAACGTTTGGTCCCGGTCAAAAGCGGCTGATCGACGTGATCAACCGCGAGCGGTTTGACCTGGTGGCCATCACCGGAGACATGACGCAGAACAGCGGAAGCCAAAATTTTCAGCCTTTCTATGACCTCTTGGATGGATGGAACAACCGCGCCCCCATCCTGTTCGTCGTCGGGAACACCGACCCGATCGTATATGCCTTTTGGCACAACCACGAAAAAACACCCTTCTACACGGGCATGGAGGCGCGGGGGGCCCGTTTACTAGAGTCGGTATTCCTCCTCGAAAAGGGCGAAGACCGGCTGTGGATCGTTCACGCCCAAGATGCCATGCGCAACCCTGAACCCATTTTGGCAGCCATCGCCGAACGTCTCCCGGCCGAAACCGACGAAGGAATGAAAGGCGAATTCCTTCGCCAGCAAAAAGTGTTTATGGACTTCCGCCGCTTCCACGCCGACGCCCGCCCCCGCGACGTGGTGATCGGCCTTACCCATTACCCGCTGCTTCCGGAAGACGTGGAACGGGTGCGCCGTGACGGAAAGGAGTTCCTCCTTCCCCCCTTTGATCTCCTGCTGGCCGGTCATTACCACGGCGGGCAGATTCGCCTTCCGTTCATCGGCGCGCTCTATGTGCCAGAGCGGCGCTTGGGGAAAAACGGCTACTTTCCGCCCCAAGACCGCGTAAAGGGATGGATGGACGTCGCCGGCATCCCCCAATACGTCAGCGCCGGGCTTGGCGCGCGGAACTCCGTTCCCCTGCTGGCGTTCCGCCTGTTCAATCCCCCGGAAATCAACCTGATCACCTTGAAACCCAAGCCCGCAACCGATGCCCCTGGCCGCTAG